In Oscillospiraceae bacterium, the genomic window CCGACGAGGCCGGCCTGCGGGAGGCCTATTTCACACAGCGGTCCGGTGTGTTTCGCTATGCCACGTTCACCAGTGACGGCGACGTCAGCGCGGAGTACTGTTACGACGATTCGTACTTTTTCCCCAGTTCTTACAGCGGTTACAACCCGCACCTTGCCACGATGTCGCTCTGTTTCGCGATGTCGACGGCCAGTAAAAAGATCGATACATACGAGACCAAGTGCCGCAATGCGCAGAATCTTTTAGAAGAAATTGGATTTACCGATTTCGCGGCTAACGGGTGGTTTTATGTGAAGCCGACCAGGGATTCAATCGGCGCGGTCATCGCCCGCAAAACATTGATTGTGGACAACAGACCCTATACGCTGCTCGCGCTGGCGATCCGGGGCGGCGAATTTGAGAGCGAATGGGCTGGCTGCCTAACTGTTGGCGAAAGCGGTCTGCACCAGGGGTTCCGAGAGGCTCGGGATCAAGTGCTGACGTTTGTGCAGGATTATATCGACCAGAAGAACATCGAAGGGGATCTGAAACTCTGGATCACCGGATTCAGTCGTGGCGCGGCGACGGCGAATCTGTTGGCGGGCGCGTTGGACGATGGCACCGCGCTGGGCGGAGGTACGCTCCGCCCTGAAGATCTGTATGCCTATACTTTCGGGACGCCGCAGGGGGTGCCCCGGGCGCTTGGCGGCAACACGGCGCGCTACGCCAACATCTTTAACGTCATCAGTCTGAGCGACCCTGCCTCCAAAGTGGCGCCCTCGACATGGGATTTCACCTGGTATGGGGAGACGCTGTGGCTGCCGAGCCGGGTGACGGACCCGGTCTACTCAGAGAAGTTGAGCCATATGCTCGCACGCTATGAAGCCTTGGGCGCGACGGAGCGGTACGCCATCGACGATTTTGCCATGAAGACGCTCAAGGTGAATCTGCTTGCTATCCTGCCCGGCGGCAAGCCGTTTCTCAGCCTTGTGGAAGCGCCGGGCGTCACCCAGGATATCTTCTTGAACGACCTCGTCACGAAGTTTGCGAAAGAGACGCTCAAGAGTCGCAAAAATTATGTGAAGAACTATCAAGAGGGCATGCGGGAACTCATGGTCATGCTCGCGGGCACAGATGGCGGGCAGTGGAAGCAGTTCCAAAAGTCGCTTGAGCAGAGGCTGTGCAGCAACATCGCCCCGCTGCTTGCGTCCACAGGGGTGTTTGGCACCGCCGGGAAGATTTGGGCTGGCGGGACCACCGTGCAGCTGGTAGAAAACTATATAACGCAGAGCCTACGTGAGGCCGGCATCACCTCGTATGACGCGGCCTTTATCCGCCGGTTCGCCGTTACCCTATCCGCCAGTCTCGTGGATTTCGCGCTGAGCCACCCGGTGCTCGTCGCCAATCTTTTCAGCAATTTATCAAGCATCCTCCAAGCGCACGCGCCTGAGATTTATCTCGCTTGGATGCAGTCGATGGACACCTACTATGCCGAAAATGGTGCGCCCATGTTTGGCAGCGGTTCCTACCGGGTTATCCGGGTCAACTGTCCGGTGGATGTGGCGGTATATGACGCAGACGGCAATCTAATAGCCTCAATCGTATCGGACGATCCGCAGGATGTGGGCGACGGTTTGATCTCGGTGGTGAACGAGGACGGAGAAAAGCTGGTCTATCTCCCGGCTGTCGCGGATTACACGGTGGAAGTGGTGGCCACGCAGGAGGGGACGCTCAGTTACTCTGTCAACGAATACAGCCCAGAGGCGGGCGAGGTGTCCCGGCTGGTCAACTACTATGGGATCTCCATTGAGACGGGGATGACGCTGACGGGCGATGTCCCGGCCTACGACGAGGAAGCGTTGGCGAATGAGGCGCAGGAGGGTTCGTCAGTCGCGTACGCGCTGTCCTGTGAGGAGGCGGAGATCGCACCGGATGACGACTTGTCGGGTCTGGCGGCCGCGGAGGCCTACTACAGCGTCGAAGTGGTCTCGGCCAACGAGGAACAAGGGACGGTCATGGGCCAGGGCATCCGCCAGCTTGGGAACTTCGCGCAGGTCGAGGCCATGGCCGGCGAGGGTTACGCCTTTGAGGGCTGGTATCTGACGGGCGAGAGAGTCTCGACAGAGGCCCAATACCGCTTCCTAGTCGATGCGGACGTGACCTTGGAAGCCCGGTTCATCGAGGCGGAGGTGTCTGGGGAGATGCCCACGGGTACGCGCAGTTCCGCCGCCGCGGGGCCTGTCAATCAAGTGGTGGGTGCGCGTATCGACACAACGCCCACCGCAAAGACGGCTGGTGGACGGACGAGCGCGTCGGTCCAGACCGGTGAGATCAGCGCCGCCGTGTTCCACGCGCTGGAGGAGGCCAAGGCGAGCGGCGGCGTGCCGGTGGTCACCGTCCGGGTGCAGCCGCCTGTGTCCGAGGTGCCAGTGGACCTGAAAATGCCGCGCGGAGCATGGAAAATATTAGAAAATAAGGAGGGCATCCGGCTCGCGGTGCAGGCGGGCGATGTGACGCTCAACTTCAGCACCGCGGTTATCCGCGGGATCGGGCAGACGGCCGGGGACGTCACGATTCACGCGGGATCTACCGACGTATCGGCGCTCGGGGAGGCGCGAGCGAAAGCAGCGGCCGGTCGGCCCGTCTACGAGTTGCGGGTACAGGCCGGAGAGACGGAGATCTCGGAATTTGCGGGTGGCGTCTTGGTGAGCCTGCCCTATGCGCTGGAGGCCGGCGAGGCGGCGGAGGCCGTGGTCGTCAGCGCGCTGGATGGGGACGCGCGCAAGGTGCGTGAGAAGGTCAGCACCTTCTATGCGCGCGAAAACCGCGTCACGTTTACCACCCGGCATTTCTCGCTGTTTGTGGTGGACCATCACCGCGTGTCGTTCAGCGACGTTACAGAGGCGCACTGGGGGCATGCGGCCATTGAACAGCTCGCGGCCAGAGGGCTTGTGGCCGGCGTAGGCCGCGGCAGATACAGCCCGGACAGGGCTCTGACACGGGCCGAGTTTGTCCAGTTGCTGGCCAATGTACTGGACCTACCGGCGCCGCCCGCCGGGCCGTTGGGGTACCGAGATGTGACGGACGGAGCGTGGTACCACGCCGCCGTATCGGCTGCCGAGGCGGTGGGCCTGCTGCAGGGGCTTGTGGCGGACGACGGCCGGTTTTTGCCGGACCGCGTGATCACGCGGGAGGAGATGGCGGTTCTGCTGGCCAATCTGGCGTTACGGGACGGCTGGCGCGCCGCGGAGGTGCTGCCGGAGATCGGGGTGGCATATGACGACGCGGAAGCGATGGACGGGCGGTACCGCACCGCCATCGCGCAGGTGGTGGCCTGTGGCCTGATGACCGGCGTATCCCCGGGCGTATTCGATCCCAAGGGTTTCACCACCCGCGCCCAAGCCGCCCAGGTCGTGCTGAATCTGCTCCAAACACTGTGGTCGGAAACGTAATGATCCGGTGTGTAATCCGGACTCGATGGTAAACAGGCAGGGCCTCCGGCGCATCGCGCCGGAGGCCCTGCCTGTTTACATGGGCAGGTTGTCATCTAAAAAAGACCACGCTGAGGTAATGCGTTTTGTAGAAGACGATCAATCATGAGTGTCTGTCGTGCTGTATTCGATTAAGCCGTACTTGATTTTAATGCGGTCGAGTTTGTCCAGCATGGCCTTGGAAAGGATGAATAGAAAGAACACGGTGGCGGCAGCGTGGATGAGATCGAAGGGGACGCCTCGTAAATAAGTGGCGAGGAGCATTGCCCCCGTCGGCTGGGGTTGGTACATCAGCGCCATCTCAAGGTTCATGATCCCGCCATAGAGAAAGAACGCGGCGAAGCCGCCGTAGAGGGCGAGAGAACCGCGGTCGCGGTGCAGGCGGCCCTTGCGAAACAGCACGCCGGCCAGAAAGCCGATGAGACCGAGGGCAAACATCTGCCACGGCGTCCAGGGCCCCTGCGAGAAGAACAGATTGCTCACAAACCCCGTCAGCGCCCCGACGAGGAAGCCCGCCTCGCCGCCGAACGCCACCCCCGAGAGGGTGACGAGCGCCACGACCGGCTTGCACTGCGGCAGCATGAAAAAAGCCAGACGCCCCGCTACCGCAAGACCGCATAGCGCGGCCATGATGACGAGTTCGCGCGCCCGGGGTCGGCGGCGTTCGAAGACCAGTGCAAAGGGGAGCATCGTCTCCAAAATGATGAGCAGAGAGATGAAATAATATTTGCGATCGCCAAACAGAGCATAACCGGCGTAGATCGTCAGCGGGACCGCCAGCAGGATCATCCCCGCCGCCGCCAGCGTCCGTCGAGGGAGTGGGTGCCGGGAAACCGGTGGGGGTTGTGTCGTCGACGTCGCGCCGCGCCGTACCGGCGGTGCGCCGTCCGGAGTGCGATCACCGCTCTTTGGCCTGCCGCTGTCTCCCGGCTCGTCCCCGCCGCTGTCGTTCGGTCTATCCTCGCCCGGCGGCGGGTCCGTTCCGCCGAGCGCCCGGACCACGTCCCGCACCGTCACAGCCTGCGGCCAGATGTCGCGCGCCATGCGGTTCGCGCCGGTGGTGTAAAAGCTGTGGCCAGAGAAAAACGCGCGCGGCACACCATCGGACACGATGTGCCCGTCAAAAAGCAACGCGCAGCGGTCGGCGTATTCGGCGCAAAACTCGACGTCGTGGCTGGCCATGACGACGGTCACGTCCGCCGCCGCGAGGGATTTCAAAATCCCGGCCAACATCTGCTTCAGCGCGGCGTCAAGGCCCTTTGTCGGTTCGTCGAGCAACAGGATGCGCGGGCGCATCAACAACACCTTCGCGAGCGCCGCGCGCTGCTGTTCACCGCCCGAAAGATCGTAAGGGTGGACATCCAGCAGGCCATCCAGACGGCACAGCGCGGCCATCTGCCGCAGCCGCGCCTGCCTGTCCGGTTCCTTGCTCTCTGCGAGCATCTCCCATAGATCCGCACGGACGGTCTTTTTGACAAACAGCGCCTGCGGATTCTGCGGCAAGAGAGCCAAAAGACCGCTGCGAAAATTGGAAGCATCCCCCATAACTTGCTCTTGAATCCGCACTTGTCCGCGATACGGCCGGTAGAGATGCGCCATCAAGGAGAGCGCCGTCGTTTTTCCTGTGCCGTTGCCGCCGAGGAGCGCCGTGATCTCGCCGGGGTATGCCTGAAATGACAGCCCCTTGACCACATCGGGCAGGTCTCTCCCGTGGCGAAACCAGACCTCGTCGAGGGCCAAAGCCGGCGCGGCGCGGCGCGGCGCTTCACGCGCCGGTTCCCAAGGCGCGTCCGCCAAGGCACCCGAGTCTCGGCCCGTCGTCTGCCGCGCGTCGAGCCACGCCTTCCCGTCCCGCACCGTCACAGGGCAAGGGGATGTGCTCGCCACGGCGGCCCACACGCGCATGGCTGTCGGCATGGCGAGAAAAAAGTCACGACGGCGGTGCAGCAGGGCTTGCCCCACATGGGCCGGCGCCCCGTCGCAGAGGATGCGTCCGCCGTCCATGACGATCACGCGGTCGGACAGCGGGAACACCTCTTCCAAGCGGTGTTCAATGAGGAGCACAGTCACGCCGAGCGTGCGGTTAATCCGCCCCACGAGCGACAGAAACTCCGACGCCGCAATGGGGTCGAGTTGGCCGGTTGGCTCGTCGAGAAGCAGGACGGAGGGCTGCATGGCCATGACGGACGCGAGGTTGAGGATCTGTTTTTGTCCGCCCGACAGTTCGTCGACGCGCCTGTGAAACCAGGTCTGAATGCCGAAGAACGACGCCATCTCCGCCACGCGCAGGCGGATTGTCTGCGTATTGAAGCCGAGGCTCTCCAGTCCAAACGCCAACTCGTGCCATACCTTGTCGGTGACAATCTGGTTGTCCGGATTTTGCATGACGAAGCCGATCTTGGCACACTGGGTCCGCTGGGGCAGGCTGTCGAGCGCTGCGCCTTCGAACCGGATCGCGCCGCTTTTGACGCCGTGCGGGGCCAGTGTGGGTTTGAGCTGCCGCAGCAGCGTCGTCTTGCCGCTGCCGGACGGCCCGGTGAGGGTGACGAACGAACCCCGTTCGATCACGGCACTGATCCCGTCCAAGGCAGGCCGCGTGCGTTCCGGGTAGGTGAAGGTCAGATTTTCGATGCGATAACTTTCCACATTCGATCCTCCCGGATGTTGATGACGAGCGGCGTCATGCCGAGCGCGAGATAAACCGCAAACAGGCTGAGCGTGTGACCGCCGGCCCACGCGCCTTGGAGGGTGGGGAAGTAGCGAAAATACAGTCCGCCCGCCGCGGCGCCGGCGACGATGTACGCACCGGCGGCGGCCAGAAAGAGGAGCGCGCGCAGATCCCGCCTGTCAAAACGATATAGAGAAAATGCCGTACGTCCCGGCAGACCGTACCCGCGGCTCTTCATGCTGTCGGCAGTTTCGATCGCGTTTTCCAGCGCCCAAGTGACCATGATGGAGAGGATGCGGAAACCGTGCCGTGCCCTCCGGAGCGGGCCGCCGTGGGAGACGCCTCGCCAGAGGCACGCCTGTGCGCGGGCGATGACCTTAATCTGAGCTCGAAAGCGTGGCACGAAGCGCAGTGCCATGGACAAAGTCAGGGACAGAGCGGGGATGATCCGCCCGCATAAATAGACAAATTTGTCCGAGGTCATGACGGCGTGGTAGCAGGAAAACCACGACATGACCGTGACGAGCATGAGCGCCGCGGCGGCGCCGTAGATGAGCGATTCCAGCGTCAGCGGATTGCCGCTCGACAGATAGCTCAGAATTGTACTGCCCCGGTGGTTGAAAGCGGGATTGATCAGCGCTGCGGTCAGCAGCATGGGGAGCATGCCTACCAGAGCGAATGTCAGCGCCCGTCTGCCATTCAGATACACGGTGTACGAAAACGCGCAGACAAACGACAAGACGAGGCAGACGGGATGTATGAACACCATGGCGAACACGATCACCAGTATGAAGTACAGCATGTTTACGGCGGGGTGATAGGACGAAAAGGAATCTCTCATGCGGGCACCTCTCTAATCCTGCACGACGCCGCCCCCGTCCACGTCGCGGCCGAGGTCGCAGGTGTAGACAAATTCCACCGCGTCGCCGTCCTGCAGCAGATAACGCGAACAGCCGTAGTTCGGGAACCAGCCGTTGACCTTGTACATCCAGCCGGACAGCTCGCCCGCATCGAACTCGTAGAGGTTGTGGATGCCCTCGATGTAGGCCGAGTTGTAGAGCGGCGTGCGGACGAATTCCAGATGGATCTGTGCGCGCCGCATCTCGCGCTGGAGAAGGATGAAGGCGTTCTCGCCTTCGGAGAATGTGACGGTCGCCGCGGGGAAGATCACGCCGTCTGCGGGGACAAGTTCGTGTTTTTCCGGTTCCAGGTACACCAGATTGTCCAAAAGTGTATCACAACGTACGGAGAGAGTACAGGTATAGATGTTCCCGCTAAGGCTCACCTCCTGCGATTCCATGGGCGGGGGTTTGCCCGACGGCACGGGATCGGTGAAGTATTGGTCCTGAGCCGCGTCCGGTGTTGCGGCCGGGCCGGGCGATGGCGCCGGGGACATGTCCGACGGATCTGCCGATCGATGCGCGGTGGCGGCAGGAGGAGGCTCGGATATGCCCGGTGGCGTAGACGGCGGCGGTGTATCCGACGTTTCAGTGGACGCTGTCGGGGTGGGCGCGGTGTCGCCCCCTGTATGAGCTGCCGGCGTCGTCACGGACGGCGACGGGATCTCCACCGCGTCGGACACAGCCGAGGCCACCCGGTCGGCGGCGGCCGGTGAGGGGAGTGGCGCGGCGCCATCCCGGTGCACATAGCCGCCGCCCCAGAACCATGCGGCGAGCAGGCAGACCGCGGCGCACAACAGGAGCAGCGACTTCTTCAACACAGCAGATCACGCTCCCCTTCTTAGACGCACTTCTGACACCTGAACTGTTGTTGGTTCAGGCGGATAGTGTGAGAAATCGCATCAACAGTGCCGCTACCTCGGCGCGGGTAGCTGTATTTTTTGGAGCCAGTATCCCTGCCGCGCGGCCGGTGAGCAGACCCTCGGCGGCCGCCCACCGCACGGCGGGCAGCGCCCAGTCGGACACGCTGCCCACGTCGGCGCAGTCCGCGAGGTCCGTGGCCGCACTCGTGTCGAGAGCTTTCCAAGCCGCGTAGTGGTACAAAATCACCGCGACCTGTTCGCGGGTCACGTTGTCGTCCGGACCAAACCGGCCGTCGCCGTACCCGGATACAAGCCCGCTCGCGCCGGCCCAGGCGACGGCGGTCGTATACCATTGGCCGTCTGTCACATCGGGAAACGCCGCTGCGCCTGCCGCGGCGGGTTCATGTTCACAACGGTGGAGGATTGTCACGAACATCGCGCGGGTCAAAGCGGCGTTCGGCGCAAACTTCGCGGCGCCGGTGCCTCGCATCAGATCTGTAGACTGCATATAATTGACTGCCTCGTAGAACCAGTCCGCCGCCGTCACGTCGTCAAATGGGAGGACATCCTCGCTGCCGGTCCCGGCCGCCGGCGTTTCGGGTGCGGCCGCGTCCCCAGTGGGCGGCGGCCCCGAAGGACCGAAGGCGTCCCGCATATCGTACAAGCTGTTTTTTCCTTTCCGAAACCGGTCGTAAGCCGTCAGGGCGTATGTCCCCTGATCGGTCGCCATGTCGCTGACCTCGCCCGTTTGGGTGTGTCTGAAACCGCCGCTGCCCACGGCGAAGCGCAGCAACGCGGTCACTGGATCGCCGTTTCTCTTGATGAAGCGGGGATCTGCCGTGGGATCGATATCGAGCGCGGTCAGAGCGACGATGACTTGGGAGATGCTCTCGACATTGACGGCGCCCCAAGAAGAGAAACCGCCGTCGTCCTCCTGCATGTCGGAGAGCGCCGCCAGCGCGCGGTCGATCGCCGCGGCGACCGGCGGCTGGTCTCGATACGGAGACAGGGTCTGCAACACCATGCCCGTCATATCCGGATCGGGGACGGAGCCGGAGAGCGCGAAGCCGCCCGCTTCTTTTG contains:
- a CDS encoding S-layer homology domain-containing protein — translated: MRRKENIWKRLAALCLMVVVLSASTFAAPLQVADEAGLREAYFTQRSGVFRYATFTSDGDVSAEYCYDDSYFFPSSYSGYNPHLATMSLCFAMSTASKKIDTYETKCRNAQNLLEEIGFTDFAANGWFYVKPTRDSIGAVIARKTLIVDNRPYTLLALAIRGGEFESEWAGCLTVGESGLHQGFREARDQVLTFVQDYIDQKNIEGDLKLWITGFSRGAATANLLAGALDDGTALGGGTLRPEDLYAYTFGTPQGVPRALGGNTARYANIFNVISLSDPASKVAPSTWDFTWYGETLWLPSRVTDPVYSEKLSHMLARYEALGATERYAIDDFAMKTLKVNLLAILPGGKPFLSLVEAPGVTQDIFLNDLVTKFAKETLKSRKNYVKNYQEGMRELMVMLAGTDGGQWKQFQKSLEQRLCSNIAPLLASTGVFGTAGKIWAGGTTVQLVENYITQSLREAGITSYDAAFIRRFAVTLSASLVDFALSHPVLVANLFSNLSSILQAHAPEIYLAWMQSMDTYYAENGAPMFGSGSYRVIRVNCPVDVAVYDADGNLIASIVSDDPQDVGDGLISVVNEDGEKLVYLPAVADYTVEVVATQEGTLSYSVNEYSPEAGEVSRLVNYYGISIETGMTLTGDVPAYDEEALANEAQEGSSVAYALSCEEAEIAPDDDLSGLAAAEAYYSVEVVSANEEQGTVMGQGIRQLGNFAQVEAMAGEGYAFEGWYLTGERVSTEAQYRFLVDADVTLEARFIEAEVSGEMPTGTRSSAAAGPVNQVVGARIDTTPTAKTAGGRTSASVQTGEISAAVFHALEEAKASGGVPVVTVRVQPPVSEVPVDLKMPRGAWKILENKEGIRLAVQAGDVTLNFSTAVIRGIGQTAGDVTIHAGSTDVSALGEARAKAAAGRPVYELRVQAGETEISEFAGGVLVSLPYALEAGEAAEAVVVSALDGDARKVREKVSTFYARENRVTFTTRHFSLFVVDHHRVSFSDVTEAHWGHAAIEQLAARGLVAGVGRGRYSPDRALTRAEFVQLLANVLDLPAPPAGPLGYRDVTDGAWYHAAVSAAEAVGLLQGLVADDGRFLPDRVITREEMAVLLANLALRDGWRAAEVLPEIGVAYDDAEAMDGRYRTAIAQVVACGLMTGVSPGVFDPKGFTTRAQAAQVVLNLLQTLWSET
- a CDS encoding ATP-binding cassette domain-containing protein; the encoded protein is MESYRIENLTFTYPERTRPALDGISAVIERGSFVTLTGPSGSGKTTLLRQLKPTLAPHGVKSGAIRFEGAALDSLPQRTQCAKIGFVMQNPDNQIVTDKVWHELAFGLESLGFNTQTIRLRVAEMASFFGIQTWFHRRVDELSGGQKQILNLASVMAMQPSVLLLDEPTGQLDPIAASEFLSLVGRINRTLGVTVLLIEHRLEEVFPLSDRVIVMDGGRILCDGAPAHVGQALLHRRRDFFLAMPTAMRVWAAVASTSPCPVTVRDGKAWLDARQTTGRDSGALADAPWEPAREAPRRAAPALALDEVWFRHGRDLPDVVKGLSFQAYPGEITALLGGNGTGKTTALSLMAHLYRPYRGQVRIQEQVMGDASNFRSGLLALLPQNPQALFVKKTVRADLWEMLAESKEPDRQARLRQMAALCRLDGLLDVHPYDLSGGEQQRAALAKVLLMRPRILLLDEPTKGLDAALKQMLAGILKSLAAADVTVVMASHDVEFCAEYADRCALLFDGHIVSDGVPRAFFSGHSFYTTGANRMARDIWPQAVTVRDVVRALGGTDPPPGEDRPNDSGGDEPGDSGRPKSGDRTPDGAPPVRRGATSTTQPPPVSRHPLPRRTLAAAGMILLAVPLTIYAGYALFGDRKYYFISLLIILETMLPFALVFERRRPRARELVIMAALCGLAVAGRLAFFMLPQCKPVVALVTLSGVAFGGEAGFLVGALTGFVSNLFFSQGPWTPWQMFALGLIGFLAGVLFRKGRLHRDRGSLALYGGFAAFFLYGGIMNLEMALMYQPQPTGAMLLATYLRGVPFDLIHAAATVFFLFILSKAMLDKLDRIKIKYGLIEYSTTDTHD
- a CDS encoding energy-coupling factor transporter transmembrane protein EcfT gives rise to the protein MRDSFSSYHPAVNMLYFILVIVFAMVFIHPVCLVLSFVCAFSYTVYLNGRRALTFALVGMLPMLLTAALINPAFNHRGSTILSYLSSGNPLTLESLIYGAAAALMLVTVMSWFSCYHAVMTSDKFVYLCGRIIPALSLTLSMALRFVPRFRAQIKVIARAQACLWRGVSHGGPLRRARHGFRILSIMVTWALENAIETADSMKSRGYGLPGRTAFSLYRFDRRDLRALLFLAAAGAYIVAGAAAGGLYFRYFPTLQGAWAGGHTLSLFAVYLALGMTPLVINIREDRMWKVIASKI
- a CDS encoding DUF4430 domain-containing protein, whose amino-acid sequence is MLKKSLLLLCAAVCLLAAWFWGGGYVHRDGAAPLPSPAAADRVASAVSDAVEIPSPSVTTPAAHTGGDTAPTPTASTETSDTPPPSTPPGISEPPPAATAHRSADPSDMSPAPSPGPAATPDAAQDQYFTDPVPSGKPPPMESQEVSLSGNIYTCTLSVRCDTLLDNLVYLEPEKHELVPADGVIFPAATVTFSEGENAFILLQREMRRAQIHLEFVRTPLYNSAYIEGIHNLYEFDAGELSGWMYKVNGWFPNYGCSRYLLQDGDAVEFVYTCDLGRDVDGGGVVQD
- a CDS encoding S-layer homology domain-containing protein gives rise to the protein MLSHKKRFFCLLLAVCLALALPLTALATETSARASSALAADDAYEETLANALAYIFSRVPEPTFGMEWSVLALARAEYPAPGYYSGYFDKIVAHVRQNGNAQLDRSRVTENARLILALSALGLEATDVGGHNLLTPMADLSFITRQGINGPVFTLLALDTKAYEIPADDSAADPATRGKMIDYILNREIQKGTKEAGGFALSGSVPDPDMTGMVLQTLSPYRDQPPVAAAIDRALAALSDMQEDDGGFSSWGAVNVESISQVIVALTALDIDPTADPRFIKRNGDPVTALLRFAVGSGGFRHTQTGEVSDMATDQGTYALTAYDRFRKGKNSLYDMRDAFGPSGPPPTGDAAAPETPAAGTGSEDVLPFDDVTAADWFYEAVNYMQSTDLMRGTGAAKFAPNAALTRAMFVTILHRCEHEPAAAGAAAFPDVTDGQWYTTAVAWAGASGLVSGYGDGRFGPDDNVTREQVAVILYHYAAWKALDTSAATDLADCADVGSVSDWALPAVRWAAAEGLLTGRAAGILAPKNTATRAEVAALLMRFLTLSA